The genomic stretch GACGGGGTCGACCCGGAGAACCGCATCAGCGGCGCCTGACCCCGCCGGCGGCTGGCCCGGCGGGACCGGTTCAGCCGCGCGGCAGGTCCTCCTCGACCGGCTCCGCCCGCTCGGGCTCCGGAGGCGGCGGGGCCGGAGCCCGCGGAGCCCGGCGCGGTGGCGCGGTGGGCGGACGCACGGACGACCGGCGGTCCGGTGACAGCGGCACGGGGTCCTCCTCCAGCGGGGCCCTCCGGCCGACCCGGACGACCGTCGCTGCCCATGATGGCCGTCACAGCCGGGGACCGGAGTCGACCGCACGGCACCGCACGGGTGATACTGGGTCTGAGAGTCATTCCCACCAGGTATCCACGTGAGGACCCGCCGTGCCCCGCCCTGCCCCGCTCCGCCGCCCCGCGCTCGCCGCGCTGGCCGCCACCGCCACGCTGACCCTCGCCGCCTGCGGCACCTCCGGCGGCGCCGGCACCACGACCGCCGAGGCCGATGCGGGCAACTGCCCCGGCGAGGTGCTCGACGTCGTCGTCTCGGTGAGCCAGTGGGGCGACGTAGTCGAGCAGCTGGCCGGGGACTGCGCCACCGTCACCACCGTGCTCGCCTCCTCCGCGGTCGACCCGCACGACTACGAGGCCACCTCCGCCGACATCGCCGCCTTCACCGACGCCGAGCTGGTCGTGGTGAACGGGGCCGACTACGACCACTGGGCGGAGGACGCGATCGCCTCGCTCGACACCGCCCCCGCCGTCGTCGACGCGGCGGAGGTCGTCGGGGTCGAGACCGAGGAGCACGCGGAGGAGGAGCACGCCGAGGAGGAGCACGCGGACGGCGAGGAAGGGCACGCCCACGGCGGGGTCAACCCGCACCTGTGGTACTCCCCCGAGTACGTCCAGGCCGTGGCCACCGCGGTGACCGAGCAGCTCACCGAGCTGTCGCCGGACGCCGCCGACCACTTCACCGAGCAGGCCGAGGCGTGGGAGGCCGACCTGCAGGCCTACCTGGACGAGCTCAGCGCGCTGCAGTCCGCCGCGGCCGGGCGCAGCTACGCCGCCACGGAGAGCGTGTTCGAGTACACCGCCGAGGCGATCGGCCTCACCGACGCCACCCCCGAGGGCTACCGCGAGGCGGCGAGCAACGAGGCCGAGCCGGCGCCCGGCGACGTCGCCGCGTTCGAGGCCGCGCTCTCCGACGGCTCGGTCGACGTGCTGGTGTACAACTCCCAGACCGAGGGCAGCATCCCCGAGCAGCTGCGCGCCTCCGCCGAGGCGGCTGACGTGCCGGTGGTCGAGGTGACAGAGTCGGTGCCGGACGACGAGTCGTC from Modestobacter roseus encodes the following:
- a CDS encoding metal ABC transporter solute-binding protein, Zn/Mn family, whose translation is MPRPAPLRRPALAALAATATLTLAACGTSGGAGTTTAEADAGNCPGEVLDVVVSVSQWGDVVEQLAGDCATVTTVLASSAVDPHDYEATSADIAAFTDAELVVVNGADYDHWAEDAIASLDTAPAVVDAAEVVGVETEEHAEEEHAEEEHADGEEGHAHGGVNPHLWYSPEYVQAVATAVTEQLTELSPDAADHFTEQAEAWEADLQAYLDELSALQSAAAGRSYAATESVFEYTAEAIGLTDATPEGYREAASNEAEPAPGDVAAFEAALSDGSVDVLVYNSQTEGSIPEQLRASAEAADVPVVEVTESVPDDESSFIAWQLSQLEQLSDALGGGQ